The following are encoded in a window of Mycobacterium vicinigordonae genomic DNA:
- a CDS encoding TetR/AcrR family transcriptional regulator gives MAPVDKSDASTSPHGRRGPVRAEQKRLTRNRLVDAARTAFESAGYSATSISDITTEAEINRVTFYAHFAGKAECFLSVLDAMFSETAQYWQQLDQALLTDSPAAIREWLEGALHWWEQNAAILPAVQEATAVDHQVANLWKSYLDALSNELRGYLAQFTTDRQRTEAQLRVQLLVSQLDQFCFRWIVQRVVDCDRDWVLDLLADMWCGTLHIGAAPSNSSSPSWRRIG, from the coding sequence ATGGCGCCAGTCGACAAAAGCGATGCGTCGACGTCACCACATGGTCGCCGCGGTCCTGTTCGTGCTGAGCAGAAGCGACTCACCCGCAACCGTCTGGTCGACGCGGCACGGACCGCTTTCGAATCGGCCGGGTATAGCGCGACATCGATTAGCGACATCACAACCGAAGCCGAAATCAATCGCGTCACTTTCTATGCACATTTCGCAGGCAAAGCGGAATGCTTCCTCTCAGTTCTCGACGCGATGTTCAGCGAGACAGCCCAGTACTGGCAGCAGCTCGACCAAGCGCTACTGACCGACTCGCCCGCGGCCATCCGTGAATGGCTGGAGGGCGCACTGCACTGGTGGGAACAAAATGCGGCTATCCTCCCCGCAGTACAGGAGGCCACGGCGGTTGATCACCAGGTCGCGAACCTGTGGAAATCTTATCTCGATGCGCTGTCCAACGAATTGCGCGGCTATCTCGCACAATTCACCACCGACAGGCAGCGGACGGAAGCCCAGCTGAGAGTTCAACTTCTTGTGAGTCAACTTGATCAGTTCTGTTTTCGATGGATTGTTCAGCGCGTTGTCGACTGCGACCGTGACTGGGTTCTTGATCTGCTCGCGGATATGTGGTGCGGTACGTTGCATATCGGTGCCGCACCCAGTAACTCGTCATCGCCGAGTTGGCGCCGCATTGGCTAA
- a CDS encoding thiolase family protein: MTAFGKWPQSTIRELAEAAVAEALGDAAMSPDEVGIVFFGNAVAGLMSGQEMIRGQAALRRTGLLGLPIVNVENACASASTALNLAVSSVASGAYDVAIAVGAEKLTDPDKTRAFDAIGSAVDLFELDMIRRRVAGDTPVDEGKRSFFMDVYASIARDYMRASGATAADFAEVVVKSHYHGALNPKAQYRRRVTAGEVLSSRVVTDPLTLLMCSPIGDGAAAVVVCSPARAARRAGPSVRVRSTVLTSGTERDRDQPGSVERAAVQAYEAAGIGPYDLDVIELHDAAAPAELVAYEELGLCAPGGGPGLLRSGRTRLGGSTVVNPSGGLLSKGHPIGATGCAQIVELADQLRGRCGARQVEGARVALAQNAGGYLGADGAAAVITILST, from the coding sequence ATGACTGCATTCGGCAAATGGCCGCAGAGCACGATCCGGGAGTTGGCCGAGGCCGCGGTCGCGGAGGCGTTGGGAGACGCTGCGATGAGCCCCGACGAAGTCGGCATCGTGTTTTTCGGCAACGCTGTCGCCGGTTTGATGAGCGGGCAGGAGATGATCCGCGGTCAGGCTGCGCTGCGACGCACTGGACTGCTCGGTCTTCCCATCGTCAATGTGGAGAACGCCTGCGCATCGGCGTCGACGGCTCTGAACCTCGCTGTCTCCTCGGTGGCGTCCGGCGCGTACGACGTCGCGATCGCTGTCGGGGCGGAAAAGCTCACAGACCCGGACAAAACTCGCGCGTTCGACGCCATCGGTTCAGCCGTCGATTTGTTCGAGCTCGATATGATCCGACGTCGTGTCGCAGGTGACACACCGGTCGACGAGGGCAAGCGATCCTTCTTCATGGATGTTTATGCCTCGATCGCTCGGGATTATATGCGGGCCTCGGGAGCCACCGCAGCAGACTTCGCCGAAGTGGTGGTGAAGAGCCACTACCACGGGGCGCTCAATCCGAAGGCACAGTACCGTCGCCGGGTGACAGCGGGCGAAGTGCTGTCGAGCCGGGTCGTGACCGATCCGCTCACATTGTTGATGTGCTCGCCGATTGGCGACGGTGCCGCCGCAGTCGTGGTGTGTTCGCCCGCGCGCGCGGCGCGGCGCGCCGGGCCGTCGGTTCGCGTCCGCAGCACCGTGCTCACCTCCGGAACCGAGCGCGATCGCGACCAGCCGGGATCAGTTGAGCGCGCCGCAGTTCAGGCGTACGAGGCGGCCGGGATCGGCCCTTACGATTTGGATGTAATCGAGTTGCATGACGCCGCAGCTCCTGCTGAGCTCGTCGCCTACGAGGAACTCGGATTGTGCGCGCCCGGCGGCGGACCGGGGCTGCTGCGTTCTGGGCGGACCCGACTTGGCGGATCGACGGTCGTCAACCCCAGCGGCGGACTGTTATCGAAAGGCCACCCGATCGGCGCCACCGGTTGCGCGCAGATCGTTGAACTCGCCGACCAGCTCCGGGGGCGGTGTGGCGCACGCCAGGTTGAAGGGGCCCGCGTCGCGCTGGCCCAAAACGCCGGAGGCTACCTCGGCGCAGACGGCGCGGCCGCGGTCATCACCATTCTGTCGACCTGA
- a CDS encoding alcohol dehydrogenase catalytic domain-containing protein has protein sequence MKALVIHGPQDLRYETVDDPKISDPRDLIIAVKKCGICGSDLHLLHGTLPAPRAAYGVGHEAVGEVVEAGSAVSELKVGDAVMLAASTGCGQCLPCLTGHIKRCEKSRLQVYGVGGGLEGCQAEAVLVPAGDFNAARIPDGVTEEQAILLTDNLPTAYGACLNANIRPGCTVGVVGLGPIGLMAVELAYVMGASRVYAIDLVAERRQIAEQIGAIALVPDEAIEHVKADTKGKMIDCVVEAVGADATVELALGLVRVSGNISILGVSMDIGFKIPSEVFLNGVTIAADYLTEVARHWPDLIPMIQSGRIKPERFITNRSGLADGVEAYKRFERREQGVLKAVLTP, from the coding sequence ATGAAAGCACTTGTTATTCACGGCCCCCAAGACTTGCGCTACGAAACTGTCGACGACCCGAAAATAAGTGATCCAAGGGACTTGATTATCGCGGTGAAGAAATGCGGCATCTGCGGCAGCGACTTGCATTTACTCCACGGAACGCTACCGGCGCCACGCGCAGCTTATGGCGTAGGTCATGAGGCGGTCGGAGAAGTTGTCGAGGCGGGAAGCGCCGTATCGGAATTGAAGGTCGGAGACGCCGTCATGCTGGCAGCGTCGACGGGCTGTGGGCAATGCCTGCCCTGTTTGACGGGCCACATTAAGCGGTGTGAAAAAAGTCGGCTGCAGGTCTATGGCGTCGGGGGAGGTCTCGAGGGCTGTCAAGCTGAGGCGGTGCTGGTTCCAGCCGGTGACTTCAATGCGGCCCGGATTCCTGATGGCGTCACCGAGGAGCAAGCAATTCTGTTGACCGATAACCTCCCGACTGCTTACGGCGCGTGTCTGAATGCCAATATCAGGCCGGGCTGCACTGTCGGGGTCGTTGGCCTTGGACCAATCGGGCTGATGGCAGTGGAACTCGCCTATGTCATGGGAGCAAGTCGTGTCTATGCGATCGACCTGGTCGCTGAGCGCCGACAGATCGCGGAGCAAATCGGTGCCATTGCGTTAGTGCCCGACGAAGCCATCGAGCATGTCAAGGCGGATACCAAAGGCAAGATGATTGATTGCGTGGTCGAGGCCGTTGGAGCAGATGCGACCGTAGAGCTTGCGCTCGGGCTCGTTAGGGTATCGGGCAATATTTCAATCCTGGGCGTCAGTATGGATATCGGCTTCAAGATACCAAGTGAGGTATTCTTGAATGGCGTCACAATTGCAGCTGATTACTTGACCGAAGTAGCCCGGCATTGGCCGGATCTAATACCAATGATTCAGTCGGGGCGAATCAAGCCGGAACGATTTATCACAAACCGTTCCGGTCTGGCGGATGGCGTAGAGGCCTACAAGCGCTTTGAAAGACGCGAACAGGGAGTGCTGAAAGCCGTTCTGACTCCGTGA
- a CDS encoding aldehyde dehydrogenase family protein, producing MASDVLETNIHPGVAGFLSQPKKLLIDGSWVDSSSGETFETVDPATGRTLTSVARAGNEDVERAVRAARAAFDSGAWSRFTPAQRQEVLWKIGAGLVDKAAQFGQLECFDNGKSAVIATNVDVVWAADVFKYYAGWATKIEGTTITPSVPWLPGSQWHAYTLREPVGVCGQIIPWNFPLVMAAFKIAPALAAGNTVILKPAEQTPLTALMLGELIEEVGIPAGVVNILTGFGDVGAALAEHRDVDKIAFTGSTEVGRKIVGAARGNLKKVSLELGGKSPNIVYADADFSEAIPGSANAWLFNHGQACVAGSRLFVEDKIFDEFTSGVAEFAANVKIGPGIDETTEVGPLVSAEQLARVTGYLEQGLADGARALSGGRRHGDAGFYVEPTVLVDVDDTMSVVREEIFGPVVVALPFNAADGPVGAANDSEYGLAAGIWTRDISRAHRTARQIKAGSVWINCYNAFDSAIPFGGYKQSGWGRELGPEAIDLYTQTKAVNVRL from the coding sequence ATGGCGTCTGATGTTCTGGAAACCAACATCCACCCGGGGGTGGCGGGATTTCTATCACAACCCAAGAAGTTGCTGATTGACGGGAGCTGGGTGGACTCGTCGTCGGGAGAGACGTTCGAGACGGTTGATCCGGCGACTGGGCGCACGCTGACCTCCGTTGCCCGGGCGGGAAATGAGGATGTCGAGCGGGCGGTGCGTGCGGCGCGTGCGGCGTTCGATTCTGGTGCGTGGTCGCGGTTTACTCCGGCGCAGCGCCAGGAGGTGTTGTGGAAGATCGGCGCTGGTCTGGTCGACAAGGCGGCGCAGTTCGGTCAGCTGGAGTGCTTCGACAACGGGAAGTCAGCCGTGATCGCGACCAACGTTGACGTTGTGTGGGCTGCTGATGTGTTCAAGTATTACGCCGGGTGGGCGACCAAGATCGAAGGCACCACGATCACTCCATCGGTGCCTTGGCTTCCCGGATCGCAATGGCATGCCTATACGTTGCGTGAGCCGGTTGGTGTCTGCGGTCAGATTATTCCGTGGAACTTTCCGTTGGTCATGGCGGCCTTCAAGATTGCACCGGCGTTGGCTGCTGGCAACACGGTGATCCTCAAACCGGCCGAACAGACCCCGTTGACCGCGCTGATGCTCGGCGAGCTCATTGAGGAGGTCGGTATTCCCGCTGGTGTGGTCAACATACTTACCGGCTTTGGTGATGTTGGCGCCGCTCTTGCCGAACATCGTGACGTAGACAAGATCGCTTTCACCGGCTCGACGGAGGTCGGTAGGAAGATCGTCGGTGCGGCAAGGGGAAACCTGAAGAAGGTTTCGCTGGAACTTGGTGGGAAGTCACCCAACATCGTCTACGCCGACGCCGACTTCAGTGAAGCGATACCCGGCTCGGCCAACGCCTGGTTGTTCAACCACGGCCAAGCGTGTGTCGCCGGCAGCCGGCTCTTCGTGGAGGACAAGATTTTTGACGAGTTCACCAGTGGAGTCGCCGAGTTCGCTGCCAACGTCAAGATCGGGCCCGGAATCGATGAGACCACCGAGGTCGGCCCGCTGGTCTCAGCCGAACAGCTAGCGAGGGTGACTGGCTACCTAGAACAGGGTTTGGCCGACGGTGCCCGCGCCCTTTCTGGTGGTCGCCGCCACGGCGACGCTGGCTTCTATGTGGAGCCCACGGTACTGGTGGATGTCGACGACACGATGAGTGTGGTCCGGGAGGAGATCTTCGGGCCGGTGGTCGTCGCCCTGCCCTTCAACGCCGCGGACGGTCCGGTGGGAGCCGCCAACGATTCGGAATACGGTCTGGCGGCGGGCATCTGGACCCGCGATATCTCTCGTGCTCACCGAACAGCGCGGCAGATCAAGGCAGGGTCAGTGTGGATCAACTGCTACAACGCATTTGATAGCGCTATTCCCTTCGGCGGCTACAAACAATCGGGTTGGGGTCGAGAGCTTGGGCCTGAGGCGATCGATCTCTACACGCAGACCAAAGCTGTCAACGTGCGGCTTTGA
- a CDS encoding AMP-binding protein, producing MPTLIPGGFAFHDEWRSLDARSAAVFLARAQTARRRIQTNLMGVRSMGRARGVVEDLVRVRVAEHPDAVWLKWRDEEISWREVLSYARRAANGLLELGVKPGERVALMMSNRPEFIWLYLGVAFIGARSVPINISQRGAALAHILHDCDAVAIVFENNLRDVVHSVSRHLTALRRLVVVDGPLGPDVDADVPRLLAGSDAEPDVEITDPGGGIGMMYTSGTTGPPKGVVAHHYDLTPIRRLLDASRVQPGETMYTGLPLFHGNALLVSMLGSIMLDAKLALAPKFTASGLWDDCRRYDAVEFNSLGGMISILLKQPPSPRDRDHRVKTVLSAGCPPGRWREFEKRFGVRIVEWFGMVDAPGILLNSEGRVGSMGRSGIADVEFAVVDDRDRPLPAGRVGELVFRHPRGRLTSYHKLPALTERAYRGGWFHSGDLAEVDSEGHFYYRGRRKESIRRLGENISAWEIESALDAHPGVLDCAAHAVESPNGEDEVKVCIVPKVGARFTPEEVIDFCIGRMAHYAVPRYVEIVDALPKTATERNQYGVLRGRGLTSGTWDREAAGYRMDAQRRARR from the coding sequence GTGCCGACATTGATCCCGGGAGGTTTCGCTTTCCATGATGAGTGGCGGTCCCTGGACGCTCGGTCTGCCGCGGTGTTTCTTGCCCGCGCGCAGACGGCCCGACGACGGATCCAGACGAACTTGATGGGAGTGCGCAGCATGGGTCGAGCACGCGGTGTCGTGGAGGATCTCGTGCGCGTGCGGGTGGCCGAACACCCCGATGCCGTGTGGCTGAAGTGGCGCGACGAAGAGATCTCATGGCGCGAGGTGCTGTCCTACGCGCGGCGCGCCGCGAACGGACTGCTGGAGCTTGGCGTAAAGCCAGGTGAACGTGTCGCGCTCATGATGTCCAATCGACCTGAGTTCATCTGGCTGTACCTGGGTGTCGCCTTCATCGGCGCACGATCGGTTCCGATCAACATTTCGCAGCGTGGAGCGGCATTGGCTCACATCCTTCATGACTGCGACGCGGTGGCGATCGTTTTCGAAAACAACCTGCGCGATGTGGTGCACAGCGTCTCGCGCCACCTAACTGCCCTGCGCCGACTGGTAGTAGTAGATGGACCGCTGGGGCCAGACGTCGATGCAGATGTACCCCGCCTGCTGGCCGGGTCGGACGCCGAGCCCGACGTCGAGATCACCGATCCCGGTGGGGGGATCGGCATGATGTACACCTCGGGCACGACAGGACCGCCCAAGGGTGTTGTCGCGCACCACTACGACCTCACACCGATCCGTCGACTGCTCGACGCATCGCGGGTGCAGCCTGGCGAGACGATGTACACCGGCTTGCCGCTATTCCACGGCAACGCGTTGTTGGTTTCTATGCTCGGCTCGATCATGCTGGACGCGAAGCTGGCGCTGGCGCCGAAGTTCACCGCCTCTGGTCTGTGGGACGACTGTCGACGCTACGACGCCGTCGAGTTCAACTCGCTCGGTGGGATGATCTCCATACTGCTCAAGCAGCCACCTAGCCCGCGCGATCGCGACCATCGAGTGAAAACCGTCCTCTCCGCAGGATGCCCTCCTGGCCGCTGGCGGGAGTTCGAGAAGCGTTTCGGGGTACGGATCGTCGAGTGGTTCGGCATGGTCGATGCACCGGGGATTCTGCTAAATTCCGAAGGCCGTGTCGGCTCCATGGGCCGTTCGGGCATCGCAGACGTCGAGTTCGCTGTGGTCGACGATCGCGACCGGCCGCTGCCGGCCGGTCGGGTCGGGGAGTTGGTGTTCCGTCATCCGCGGGGCAGGCTGACCAGCTACCACAAACTTCCGGCGCTGACCGAGCGCGCATACCGAGGCGGCTGGTTCCATTCCGGCGATCTGGCCGAGGTTGACTCGGAAGGGCATTTCTACTACCGCGGGCGGCGCAAAGAGTCAATTCGAAGGCTCGGCGAGAACATCTCAGCATGGGAGATTGAGTCCGCTCTTGACGCCCATCCAGGCGTTCTCGATTGTGCCGCGCATGCGGTGGAATCTCCGAACGGCGAGGACGAAGTGAAAGTCTGCATCGTTCCGAAGGTCGGCGCGCGATTCACGCCTGAGGAAGTGATCGACTTCTGCATTGGGCGGATGGCCCACTACGCCGTGCCGCGCTACGTCGAGATCGTTGACGCGCTGCCCAAGACCGCGACGGAACGCAACCAGTACGGAGTCCTCAGAGGGCGCGGCCTCACGTCAGGAACGTGGGACCGAGAGGCGGCGGGCTACCGGATGGATGCACAAAGAAGGGCGAGGCGATGA
- a CDS encoding EthD family reductase — translation MYEVFIVLREKPGKSSEDSIAHWAGPHAEFGKKLPGIRKYTQYRSIGEPGGGANTYLGIAALTFDSEQAFLEMTQSPEFAETLEDTKQWADVDQLAMFAVDTARYV, via the coding sequence GTGTACGAAGTATTCATTGTTCTGCGCGAAAAGCCCGGCAAATCATCAGAAGATTCGATAGCCCATTGGGCGGGTCCGCATGCCGAGTTTGGGAAAAAGCTACCGGGGATCCGAAAATACACCCAGTATCGGTCCATCGGAGAGCCAGGTGGAGGTGCCAACACTTATCTTGGAATAGCGGCTCTGACTTTCGACAGCGAACAGGCATTCCTCGAGATGACCCAGTCGCCGGAATTTGCCGAAACCCTCGAAGATACGAAGCAATGGGCAGACGTGGATCAGCTGGCTATGTTCGCTGTCGATACGGCCAGGTACGTGTAG
- a CDS encoding class I adenylate-forming enzyme family protein yields the protein MDNGSVRSLPATFAARWERASAIYPGNAFLLFEERGGTIRTWTYAEFDAVVTRAAIALGARGVTAGDSIHLVLSNCPAFVALWLAAARIGAYMIPVDPASTSRDIGNQTRRVHPVLAFCAAERADTYRSGSRTTVIEVNETSADVDPGGPLDIGGRDLVGIGAPTPMDWMAVMFTSGTTSVPKGVVLTQHNYAYVADTMSELIDLRAHHRWLATLPLFHANAQYYCFASAIAVGASVALTAGFSASRWVTQARTLGATHASLFAAPIRMILARNADAGAPLQLDHVWFAQNLGASHYEEFSALVGCKPRQLYGMTETLAVVTCDLSSQPRCNVIGSVAAGRPILIVDPDTGEPTIDPRPGELVVGGKRGETLFVGYLDDEQVTEAVFEEAGGIDWFHTADIVSRADDGHLEFVGRSDDVIKVAGENVSLAQVEAVVSQSPGVLEAAVIAGHDPVRGAVPIAYVVPKNRADPPAVESLERWATQELVSAMRPRKWHIIDALPRTSVGKIRKFKLPNNDETVVSGLSPGDSIRAGRIV from the coding sequence ATGGACAACGGGAGCGTCCGCTCACTACCGGCTACATTCGCCGCGCGGTGGGAGCGTGCCAGTGCAATATACCCGGGCAATGCCTTCCTCCTCTTCGAGGAGCGCGGCGGGACTATCCGGACGTGGACCTACGCAGAGTTCGATGCTGTGGTGACGCGCGCGGCGATAGCGCTGGGCGCAAGGGGCGTTACCGCGGGGGATTCTATTCATCTCGTGCTGTCGAACTGCCCGGCATTTGTCGCGTTATGGCTCGCGGCGGCACGAATCGGCGCTTATATGATTCCCGTCGATCCGGCCTCGACGTCACGCGATATCGGAAACCAGACCCGCCGGGTACACCCTGTGCTCGCGTTCTGTGCCGCCGAACGTGCCGACACGTATCGAAGCGGCTCACGAACCACCGTTATCGAGGTCAACGAGACAAGCGCTGACGTCGATCCCGGTGGCCCGCTCGATATCGGCGGTAGGGATCTAGTTGGAATTGGCGCACCGACCCCCATGGACTGGATGGCCGTCATGTTCACATCCGGAACCACGTCGGTGCCCAAAGGTGTTGTCCTGACTCAACACAACTACGCTTACGTCGCGGACACAATGTCGGAGCTGATCGATCTGCGCGCCCATCACCGATGGCTGGCCACCCTCCCGCTGTTTCACGCCAACGCGCAGTACTACTGCTTCGCTTCCGCGATTGCCGTCGGTGCCAGTGTCGCCCTGACGGCGGGCTTCTCAGCGTCGCGGTGGGTGACACAAGCGCGAACACTCGGTGCGACGCACGCCAGTCTGTTCGCCGCGCCTATCCGGATGATCCTTGCGCGCAACGCAGATGCGGGGGCACCCCTGCAACTTGATCACGTGTGGTTCGCCCAGAATCTCGGCGCGTCGCACTATGAGGAATTCTCGGCGCTCGTCGGATGTAAGCCGCGCCAGCTGTACGGGATGACCGAGACGCTGGCAGTAGTGACTTGCGATCTCTCGTCCCAGCCGCGGTGTAATGTCATCGGGTCAGTAGCAGCCGGGCGGCCGATTCTGATCGTCGACCCGGACACCGGCGAGCCGACGATTGACCCACGCCCTGGCGAACTCGTGGTCGGTGGTAAGCGCGGTGAGACCTTATTCGTCGGTTACCTGGATGATGAGCAGGTCACCGAGGCTGTGTTCGAGGAAGCTGGCGGAATCGACTGGTTCCATACGGCCGACATAGTTAGCCGGGCGGATGACGGGCATCTGGAGTTCGTCGGCCGCTCCGACGACGTCATTAAGGTTGCGGGCGAGAATGTCAGCCTCGCGCAGGTAGAAGCCGTGGTCTCCCAGTCGCCCGGGGTCCTCGAGGCCGCGGTGATTGCCGGGCATGATCCGGTCCGTGGTGCCGTGCCGATCGCCTATGTGGTCCCTAAGAATCGGGCGGACCCACCTGCCGTTGAGAGTCTCGAACGTTGGGCGACACAGGAACTGGTATCGGCGATGAGACCTCGCAAATGGCATATTATCGATGCGCTTCCCAGGACGAGCGTGGGAAAGATCCGCAAATTCAAACTTCCCAACAACGACGAAACCGTAGTATCAGGACTCTCACCGGGCGATAGCATCCGGGCTGGCCGGATCGTCTAG
- a CDS encoding helix-turn-helix domain-containing protein, giving the protein MGKPVSVIGSDHFSEALKEFCCYGVPIRNRITRRLAGSMDICGHAGDWERLFAPLVHNAVRQIEQRLIETSSKADQRLITEYHVALGQRKVPIIALSDSVTMSSPKALDLVHAVDFALFHEARQSMTDREMYWTATLTSGHTVSIHARRVDGDGTLFELTPVSGAELEHPPCDSSMKSSRSRPTGPLMIVGEPGSGRTTAAVKALGSAAMRYLNPADIDRIGQAAWIRSELTAASRSTPTVIKNVDLLPDSVAAALADWLRSGRGPALLAMTCADDIALSARQAILTAQCTRTIYLKPLRDRMDELPAIVAEMIADRGAPTVHFTMSAMEKMLQYPWPGNLEELRTVVNEAISRRPTGGIVLTDLPLRLRTGAKSNLTRLEQLERDAIVQALRRSNLNKTKAAQDLGVSRRSLYNKLRALRIDTNPASVRTTT; this is encoded by the coding sequence GTGGGCAAGCCCGTTTCAGTGATTGGGAGCGACCATTTCAGCGAAGCTTTGAAAGAGTTCTGCTGCTATGGCGTCCCAATCAGGAACCGGATCACCAGGCGGCTTGCCGGTTCTATGGATATCTGCGGACACGCAGGTGATTGGGAGCGGCTGTTCGCTCCGTTGGTGCACAACGCGGTTCGACAGATCGAACAACGCCTGATCGAAACCAGCAGCAAGGCAGACCAGAGACTGATCACCGAATACCACGTGGCGCTTGGCCAGCGAAAGGTGCCGATCATCGCCCTGAGTGACTCGGTGACGATGTCCAGCCCCAAAGCCCTCGACCTGGTCCATGCGGTCGACTTCGCGCTGTTTCACGAAGCTCGCCAAAGCATGACCGATCGGGAAATGTACTGGACTGCAACGTTGACCAGCGGCCACACGGTGTCAATTCATGCCCGCCGCGTCGACGGTGATGGCACGCTCTTTGAGCTGACCCCCGTCAGCGGTGCAGAACTCGAGCACCCGCCGTGCGATTCGTCGATGAAGTCATCGAGGTCGCGACCCACGGGACCGCTGATGATCGTCGGAGAGCCGGGCTCGGGTCGAACTACCGCCGCAGTGAAGGCCCTCGGATCCGCTGCGATGCGCTACCTGAACCCTGCCGACATTGATCGGATTGGTCAGGCGGCGTGGATTCGGTCGGAGTTGACCGCGGCATCACGGAGTACTCCAACGGTGATCAAGAATGTCGATCTACTTCCTGACTCTGTCGCCGCAGCCTTGGCGGATTGGTTAAGAAGCGGGCGGGGGCCTGCGCTACTCGCCATGACATGCGCCGATGACATCGCGCTCTCTGCCCGTCAGGCGATCTTGACAGCTCAGTGCACGCGCACGATCTACCTGAAGCCGCTTCGTGATCGGATGGATGAGCTGCCGGCGATCGTCGCGGAGATGATCGCGGACCGGGGTGCGCCCACGGTGCATTTCACGATGTCTGCCATGGAGAAGATGCTGCAGTATCCGTGGCCCGGAAATCTTGAGGAGCTCCGCACCGTCGTCAACGAAGCAATTTCGCGACGCCCTACCGGCGGGATCGTTCTCACGGATCTACCCCTGCGATTGAGGACTGGTGCTAAGTCGAACCTGACCCGACTCGAACAGCTGGAACGCGACGCTATCGTTCAAGCACTGCGGCGATCGAATCTCAACAAGACGAAGGCTGCGCAAGATCTAGGCGTCAGCCGTCGCAGCCTGTACAACAAACTGCGCGCATTGCGCATAGACACCAATCCAGCCAGCGTCCGTACCACCACATAA
- a CDS encoding zinc-binding dehydrogenase, with protein MKAYQFESPATGLTLVDLAEPTPGPGQVVIDVGAAGICRSDVHILKGHGDDWLRKRPIVLGHEVAGTVTALGPQADGVAIGDRVAVASIIHPIEQADFKDAIGLGFDGGYALKAAVPVRNLMPIPDGVPFTHAAVATDAIATAYHAVVTEAEIAPGSIAVIVGLGGLGLSAVRIAALQGATVYGVDVNTTVFDNARDQGAAACVTSIFEVPEGIDVVLDFAGMGATTADAIAAVKPGGCVVVVGLGVAEATLSTNQIVTKNIQVRGSLGASFNDLKAVLDLLADGSLVPLVEEVPFDDLEAALERLERGEVQGRLVTCPTS; from the coding sequence ATGAAGGCATATCAGTTTGAGTCCCCCGCGACTGGATTGACCCTTGTCGACCTGGCCGAGCCAACCCCGGGACCCGGCCAGGTCGTGATCGACGTTGGGGCCGCCGGCATTTGCCGGTCCGATGTGCACATCCTCAAAGGACACGGCGACGACTGGCTGCGCAAGCGACCGATTGTTCTGGGTCACGAGGTCGCCGGAACTGTCACCGCCCTCGGGCCTCAGGCCGACGGTGTCGCCATCGGGGATCGCGTCGCGGTCGCCTCGATCATTCATCCAATCGAGCAGGCCGACTTCAAGGATGCAATCGGATTGGGCTTCGACGGCGGCTACGCTCTCAAGGCTGCCGTGCCGGTCCGGAATCTGATGCCCATTCCCGACGGCGTCCCGTTTACCCACGCCGCGGTGGCTACCGATGCGATTGCAACCGCTTACCACGCGGTTGTCACCGAAGCCGAGATAGCACCCGGTTCGATAGCGGTGATCGTCGGGCTGGGCGGCCTCGGTCTCAGTGCCGTCCGGATCGCCGCGCTCCAGGGCGCCACCGTCTACGGAGTCGATGTCAACACGACGGTCTTCGATAACGCCCGCGATCAGGGGGCCGCTGCATGTGTCACCAGTATCTTCGAGGTCCCCGAGGGGATCGACGTAGTCCTCGATTTCGCCGGAATGGGGGCCACCACGGCCGACGCTATTGCTGCGGTCAAGCCCGGCGGGTGCGTCGTGGTAGTAGGTCTCGGCGTTGCGGAGGCAACACTTTCTACTAATCAGATAGTCACGAAGAACATTCAGGTCAGGGGCTCTCTTGGGGCCAGCTTCAACGACCTGAAGGCTGTTCTCGATCTCCTCGCCGACGGTTCGCTAGTTCCCTTGGTCGAAGAAGTGCCATTCGACGACCTCGAAGCCGCACTGGAGAGATTGGAGCGGGGAGAGGTGCAAGGTCGTCTGGTCACCTGCCCCACCTCCTGA